A genomic window from Terriglobia bacterium includes:
- a CDS encoding cytochrome c maturation protein CcmE — MQNRAKFGVGIGIIVVSLGWLGWLGARESKTYYHTIAELQTLQGSARTQRMRVGGTVAPGSIRKLSGRVDFVLDGEGKAMAVSYVGSDPLPDTFVDNSQALVEGRPAPDGRFVAERVQAKCASKYEAAPGSGGAPSKAGSSSM; from the coding sequence ATGCAGAATCGAGCGAAGTTCGGCGTCGGCATCGGGATCATCGTCGTATCCCTCGGCTGGCTTGGCTGGCTGGGTGCCCGCGAGAGCAAGACCTACTACCACACCATCGCAGAGTTGCAGACCCTCCAGGGATCGGCGCGCACGCAACGCATGCGCGTCGGCGGTACCGTGGCGCCCGGCTCGATCCGTAAGCTCTCGGGCCGCGTCGATTTTGTCCTGGACGGGGAAGGGAAGGCGATGGCGGTCAGCTATGTCGGCAGCGATCCTTTACCGGACACGTTTGTCGACAATTCCCAGGCGCTCGTTGAAGGAAGGCCCGCTCCCGATGGGCGTTTCGTCGCAGAGCGCGTTCAGGCCAAATGCGCCTCCAAGTATGAGGCGGCGCCGGGCTCCGGCGGGGCTCCCTCCAAGGCGGGCTCGAGCAGTATGTAA
- the xerD gene encoding site-specific tyrosine recombinase XerD — translation MELSAAISAFLTHVRVEKGLSANTVSAYRRDLLKFQEFALKRKLTLEQAGRDDLVDFLAGLYRLKLESRTVARHLVTLRNFFRFAQSQDYIATDPSANLESPKIRRSLPGYLRLEEVERLLEQPDARTPLGLRDRAMLEVLYSTGLRVSELIGLRILDLDARVGCVRCIGKGDKERIVPVGKKALAMVDRYLREARPLLLRKNRPVGGPAPLFVNRRGGKLSRVGVWKILSAYGRRAGLRVPLTPHMLRHSFATHLLERGADLRSVQLMLGHADISTTQIYTHVVEERLKQIYKAHHPRA, via the coding sequence ATGGAACTCAGCGCGGCTATTTCGGCGTTTCTCACGCACGTGCGGGTCGAAAAGGGCCTCTCGGCGAACACCGTGTCGGCCTACCGCCGCGACCTGCTGAAGTTTCAGGAGTTTGCGCTGAAGCGCAAGCTGACGCTGGAACAGGCCGGACGCGACGATCTGGTCGATTTCCTAGCCGGGCTGTACCGCCTAAAGCTGGAGAGCCGCACCGTGGCGCGCCACCTGGTGACGTTGCGGAATTTCTTCCGCTTCGCGCAGTCCCAGGATTACATTGCCACGGATCCCTCCGCGAACCTCGAATCGCCGAAAATCCGGCGCTCGCTGCCAGGCTATTTGCGTCTGGAGGAGGTCGAGCGCCTGCTCGAACAGCCAGACGCCAGAACCCCCCTGGGATTGCGCGACCGCGCCATGCTCGAGGTGCTTTACTCCACGGGGCTGCGCGTTTCCGAGCTGATCGGGCTGCGTATCCTGGACCTCGACGCCAGGGTGGGCTGCGTGCGCTGCATCGGCAAGGGAGACAAGGAGCGCATCGTGCCGGTGGGGAAGAAGGCGCTGGCCATGGTGGACCGGTACCTGCGCGAAGCCCGGCCGCTGCTGCTGCGGAAAAATCGGCCGGTCGGGGGCCCTGCGCCGCTCTTCGTGAACCGGCGCGGCGGGAAGCTCAGCCGCGTGGGCGTGTGGAAAATTCTTTCGGCTTACGGACGGCGTGCGGGCCTGCGTGTTCCGCTGACGCCGCACATGCTGCGGCACAGTTTCGCCACGCATCTACTGGAGCGCGGCGCCGATCTACGCTCGGTGCAGCTCATGCTGGGACATGCCGATATCTCGACGACGCAGATCTATACGCACGTGGTCGAAGAGCGCCTGAAGCAAATTTACAAGGCGCACCATCCGCGCGCCTAG
- a CDS encoding heme lyase CcmF/NrfE family subunit: MDLFGSFALLLAFVCAGYAFVGGIAAILTRHPLLIKSVRQAGVAACGLIFVATGSLVYLFFSDNFSIAYVVAHSNRDLSTFYKFAALWAGQEGSLLFWSFLLAIYVISVLIAYRGKHLELMPYVSVILAGVQIFFLTMNNFVANPFRLLGTPGPNGVWNIITRADGNGLTPLLQYPEMVIHPPNLYSGYTGFTIPFAFALAALLARYPGEKWIHLTRKWTMIAWCFQTLGILLGAHWAYAVLGWGGYWAWDPVENASLLPWLSGTAFLHSVMMQEKRGMMKVWNVWLVFITFLLCILGTFLTRSGVVSSVHAFAQSSIGTWFVSFLAVVLLVCLAAYLWNRDYLKSENQLDSIVSRESSFLFNNLILLVACIAVLAGTLFPVLSEWVQGSKISVGAPFFNKVNIPIGLLLLFLTGVGPLLAWRKTSAESLRRNFGLPTILGLVAGVVAVALGVREYYAVICLILCVFVTWTIVLEFFRGARVLRARTGASWVTSLADLTLRNTRRYGGYIVHFGMVLIFVGLAGAAFNRDTQKEMTFGSSMQIGPYNLLLQSMDSKPEKNYTAERMIVEVMKGNRPLMMLYPERRLFTTNEQSGTMVAIYSTIREDLYVVYAGRSPETNLPVIHAYLNPLVKWIWFGGVIVVIGTIVALFPNYRPVLALSAAGERAAVPGLSGAVPNSVNLTRGHD; the protein is encoded by the coding sequence GTGGATCTATTCGGCTCATTTGCACTGCTTCTCGCTTTTGTGTGTGCGGGCTACGCCTTTGTGGGTGGCATCGCGGCGATCCTGACGCGCCATCCATTGCTCATCAAGAGCGTGCGCCAGGCAGGCGTGGCCGCTTGCGGGCTGATCTTTGTGGCCACGGGCAGCCTCGTGTATCTGTTCTTTTCCGATAATTTTTCTATCGCCTACGTCGTCGCGCACAGCAATCGCGACCTCTCTACCTTTTACAAGTTCGCCGCGCTGTGGGCCGGCCAGGAAGGCTCGCTGCTCTTCTGGAGCTTCCTCCTGGCAATCTACGTAATCTCCGTGCTGATCGCCTACCGCGGCAAACACCTGGAACTGATGCCTTATGTCAGTGTGATCCTGGCCGGCGTGCAGATCTTCTTCCTGACGATGAATAACTTCGTGGCCAATCCCTTCCGCTTGCTGGGCACGCCGGGACCGAACGGCGTTTGGAACATCATCACGCGCGCCGACGGCAACGGCCTGACACCCCTGCTGCAGTACCCGGAGATGGTCATCCACCCGCCGAACCTGTATTCCGGCTATACCGGCTTCACCATCCCTTTCGCCTTTGCGCTGGCGGCGCTCCTGGCGCGTTATCCGGGTGAAAAATGGATTCACCTGACGCGCAAGTGGACGATGATCGCCTGGTGCTTCCAGACGCTGGGGATTCTGCTCGGCGCGCACTGGGCCTACGCGGTGTTGGGCTGGGGCGGCTACTGGGCCTGGGACCCGGTGGAAAACGCCTCGCTGCTGCCCTGGCTGAGCGGCACGGCCTTCCTGCACTCGGTAATGATGCAGGAGAAGCGCGGCATGATGAAGGTGTGGAACGTGTGGCTGGTCTTCATCACGTTCCTGCTCTGCATTCTGGGCACGTTCCTGACGCGCAGCGGAGTGGTCAGCTCGGTGCACGCCTTCGCGCAATCCAGCATCGGCACCTGGTTCGTCAGTTTTCTGGCGGTGGTGCTGCTGGTCTGTCTGGCGGCCTATCTCTGGAACCGCGACTACCTGAAGAGCGAGAATCAGCTCGATTCCATCGTCTCCCGGGAATCCAGCTTCCTCTTCAACAACCTGATCCTCCTGGTGGCCTGCATCGCCGTCCTGGCGGGCACGCTCTTCCCGGTGCTCTCGGAATGGGTTCAGGGATCGAAAATCAGTGTGGGTGCGCCGTTCTTTAATAAGGTCAACATTCCTATCGGCCTGCTGCTGCTGTTCCTGACCGGAGTGGGGCCGCTGCTGGCCTGGCGCAAGACCTCGGCGGAGAGCCTGCGGCGCAATTTCGGCCTGCCAACGATCCTCGGGCTGGTGGCGGGGGTGGTGGCTGTGGCGCTGGGGGTTCGCGAGTATTACGCGGTGATCTGCCTGATCCTGTGCGTGTTTGTGACCTGGACCATCGTCCTGGAGTTCTTCCGCGGGGCGCGGGTGCTCCGCGCGCGCACCGGCGCTTCCTGGGTCACCTCGCTGGCCGACTTGACGCTGCGCAATACGCGCCGCTACGGCGGCTACATCGTGCATTTCGGCATGGTGCTGATCTTCGTGGGGCTGGCTGGCGCGGCCTTCAACCGGGATACGCAGAAGGAGATGACCTTCGGCTCGAGCATGCAGATCGGGCCGTATAACCTCCTGCTGCAGAGCATGGATTCCAAGCCGGAGAAGAACTACACCGCGGAACGCATGATCGTGGAAGTCATGAAGGGCAACCGCCCGCTCATGATGCTCTACCCCGAGCGGCGGTTGTTCACGACCAACGAACAGTCGGGCACCATGGTGGCCATTTACTCCACGATTCGCGAGGATCTCTACGTCGTTTACGCCGGGCGCAGCCCGGAGACCAACCTTCCGGTGATCCACGCTTACCTGAACCCGCTGGTGAAGTGGATCTGGTTCGGCGGCGTGATCGTGGTGATCGGAACGATTGTCGCGCTCTTCCCGAACTACCGGCCGGTGCTGGCGCTCTCCGCGGCTGGCGAGCGCGCGGCAGTGCCCGGTCTTTCCGGCGCCGTACCGAATTCCGTGAACTTGACCCGGGGCCATGACTAA
- a CDS encoding cytochrome c, with product MFKTLVGIVLGVLLVAAGVGFYFATGRAPVAVTDPPMPFEKKLANIALHAYIEKQKPQEPAVPADEKNYLAGAQVYKQNCAVCHGLPGQPKTAIAEGMYPSPPQLFRGMGVTDDPAFETYIKARNGIRMTGMPGFKSHLTDIQLWQVSLLLANADKIPAAVKSALEPEAAPQKPAAQ from the coding sequence ATGTTCAAAACCCTGGTGGGTATTGTGCTGGGAGTTCTGCTGGTCGCAGCGGGAGTGGGATTTTACTTCGCTACCGGGCGCGCGCCCGTGGCCGTGACCGACCCGCCGATGCCCTTCGAAAAGAAGCTGGCGAACATTGCGCTGCACGCCTACATCGAAAAACAGAAGCCGCAGGAGCCGGCCGTGCCCGCCGATGAAAAGAACTATCTGGCGGGTGCGCAGGTTTACAAGCAGAACTGCGCGGTCTGCCACGGCTTGCCCGGACAGCCGAAAACGGCTATCGCTGAAGGGATGTATCCGTCGCCGCCGCAGTTGTTTCGCGGCATGGGCGTGACGGACGATCCGGCCTTTGAGACCTACATCAAGGCCCGCAACGGCATCCGTATGACGGGCATGCCAGGATTCAAGAGCCACCTGACCGATATTCAGTTGTGGCAGGTCAGCTTGCTGCTGGCCAACGCGGACAAGATTCCTGCTGCGGTCAAATCGGCCCTAGAGCCCGAAGCCGCGCCGCAGAAGCCCGCCGCGCAGTAA
- the dnaE gene encoding DNA polymerase III subunit alpha, translating into MGQPQFVHLHVHTDFSLLDGACQISELLEETAKRSVPAVAVTDHGNLFAAANFYNEAGKHGVKPIIGCEVYVAKGSRHERGEKNSSGDAQTRGEAEPGMRGSNHLLLLCESNEGYQNLIQLVSAGFLEGFYYKPRIDYELLAKHSRGLIALSACLRGAVTEAVMEERYKEGLANAHRLQEIFGKGNFFLEIQDQGLEVETSVNRDLLRLSKDSGIPLIATNDCHYLHHDDAHAQEVLLCIQTGKTMSDAHRMKFATDQFYYKTAEEMARVFAELPEALSRTLDVAERCNVKIAKIADPFPAFQVPASDTPDSYFEKVVRQGFAARVPALEKISKQGALRHPLEEYERRLTSEIEMIKKMKFAGYFLIVWDFIHYARGQEVPVGPGRGSAAGSLVSYALRITDVDPLQYDLLFERFLNPERVSMPDIDIDFCMRRRGEVIDYVTRKYGRENVAQIITFGTMAAKAAIKDVGRAMDIPYGDVDRVAKLVPNELKITLESALEQSAQLRSAVESDERMKELMAVAQRLEGLSRHASTHAAGVVISPRPLTDIVPVYKTNRDEITTQYDMNALERVGLLKMDFLGLTTLTVLHDAVRMVEQNRGVQLDIDALVLDDADTYKLFARGETTAIFQFESHGMRDILRRYQPARIEDLTALNALYRPGPIQGGMIDDFINRKQGKTRVTFELPQLKEILEETYGVILYQEQVMQIANRLAGFSLGEADILRRAMGKKKKEEMAAQRAKFMGGCRANKIPEKKAERIFDLMAEFAGYGFNKSHSCAYALLAYQIAYLKTHYPVEFMAALLTSETGNTEKVVKYINEARGMGITVLPPDINESDLYFTPVGEAVRFGLAAIKNVGENSARAIRDTVIRQGAFRSLYDFCERIDSRVLNKRVFESLIKSGAMDSLGPREQLLASVDDALSALQRAARLRESGQHGLFGGAAAPAAAPLELRDAPLWSEEERLASEYAMLGFYVSGHPLEKYAARLQELKVVPLEAVEQHRNRAEITVAGLIVGTRPMRSKKGQRWGIFTLQDMTGVQELLVFPESFARLETVLKAGTPLLLKARVQVEEAGTRLSLLEARPLAGLGERQPAQMRLRLDLAQLSERSLESLQQLFASNPGSCVVVFELRSPDGSVATLQVPQRVRPAQELLEAVSELCGADAIELVSGSAAA; encoded by the coding sequence ATGGGTCAACCGCAGTTCGTCCATCTTCACGTGCACACGGATTTCAGCCTGCTCGACGGCGCTTGCCAGATCTCCGAGTTGCTGGAGGAAACAGCGAAGCGTTCCGTGCCCGCGGTGGCCGTTACGGATCACGGGAATCTCTTCGCCGCCGCCAATTTTTACAACGAAGCGGGCAAGCACGGCGTGAAACCGATCATCGGCTGCGAGGTCTATGTAGCGAAGGGCAGCCGGCATGAGCGCGGCGAGAAGAACAGTTCGGGGGATGCGCAGACCCGTGGCGAGGCCGAACCCGGGATGCGCGGCAGCAATCACCTGCTGCTGCTGTGTGAATCGAACGAGGGCTACCAAAACCTGATCCAGCTGGTTTCCGCTGGCTTCCTCGAGGGTTTCTACTACAAGCCGCGCATCGACTACGAACTGCTCGCCAAGCATAGCCGCGGACTCATCGCACTCTCCGCCTGCCTGCGCGGCGCGGTAACCGAAGCGGTGATGGAGGAGCGCTACAAGGAAGGGCTGGCCAACGCCCACCGCCTGCAGGAGATTTTCGGCAAGGGCAATTTCTTCCTGGAGATTCAAGACCAGGGCCTGGAGGTGGAAACGAGCGTCAACCGCGACCTGCTGCGGCTCTCCAAGGATTCCGGCATTCCGCTGATCGCCACCAACGATTGCCACTACCTGCATCACGACGATGCGCACGCGCAGGAGGTCCTGCTGTGCATTCAGACGGGCAAGACCATGAGCGATGCGCACCGCATGAAGTTCGCCACCGACCAGTTCTATTACAAGACGGCGGAAGAGATGGCCCGCGTCTTCGCCGAGCTGCCCGAGGCGCTGAGCCGCACACTGGACGTGGCCGAGCGCTGCAATGTCAAAATCGCAAAGATCGCCGATCCGTTTCCGGCCTTTCAGGTGCCCGCGAGCGACACCCCGGACAGCTATTTCGAAAAGGTCGTACGCCAGGGCTTTGCCGCGCGCGTTCCGGCGCTCGAGAAGATTTCCAAGCAGGGCGCGCTGCGCCACCCCCTCGAGGAATATGAGCGGCGGCTGACCAGCGAAATCGAGATGATCAAGAAGATGAAGTTTGCAGGCTACTTCCTGATCGTCTGGGACTTCATCCACTACGCGCGGGGCCAGGAGGTGCCCGTGGGCCCGGGGCGCGGCTCGGCGGCCGGGAGCCTGGTGAGCTACGCGCTGCGCATTACGGACGTGGACCCGCTGCAGTACGATTTGCTGTTCGAGCGCTTCCTGAATCCTGAGCGCGTCTCCATGCCGGATATCGACATAGACTTCTGCATGCGGCGGCGCGGAGAGGTGATCGATTACGTCACGCGGAAGTACGGGCGGGAGAACGTGGCGCAGATCATCACCTTCGGGACCATGGCCGCCAAGGCCGCGATCAAGGACGTCGGGCGGGCCATGGACATCCCTTACGGAGACGTGGACCGCGTGGCTAAGCTGGTGCCCAACGAGCTGAAGATCACGCTGGAGAGCGCACTGGAGCAATCCGCGCAGTTGCGCTCGGCGGTCGAGAGCGACGAGCGCATGAAGGAGCTGATGGCGGTGGCGCAGCGCCTCGAGGGCCTCTCGCGGCATGCTTCCACACACGCCGCCGGCGTGGTCATCTCTCCGCGGCCGCTCACCGACATCGTCCCCGTCTACAAGACGAACCGCGACGAAATCACCACGCAGTACGACATGAACGCGCTCGAGCGCGTCGGCCTGCTGAAGATGGATTTCCTCGGACTGACCACGCTCACCGTGCTGCACGACGCGGTGCGCATGGTGGAGCAGAACCGGGGCGTCCAGCTGGACATCGACGCGCTGGTTCTGGATGACGCGGACACCTACAAGCTCTTCGCGCGCGGGGAAACCACGGCCATCTTCCAGTTCGAATCCCACGGCATGCGCGACATTCTGCGCCGTTACCAGCCCGCGCGCATCGAGGACCTGACGGCGCTGAACGCCCTCTACCGTCCCGGCCCCATCCAGGGCGGCATGATCGACGACTTCATCAACCGCAAGCAGGGGAAGACGCGCGTGACCTTCGAGCTGCCGCAGCTCAAGGAGATCCTCGAGGAGACCTACGGCGTCATCCTGTACCAGGAACAGGTGATGCAGATCGCCAACCGCCTTGCCGGCTTCTCGCTCGGCGAAGCGGACATCCTGCGCCGGGCCATGGGCAAGAAGAAAAAAGAAGAGATGGCGGCGCAACGGGCAAAGTTCATGGGCGGTTGCCGCGCCAACAAGATCCCGGAGAAAAAAGCCGAGCGCATATTTGATTTGATGGCCGAATTCGCGGGCTACGGTTTCAATAAATCGCACTCCTGCGCCTACGCCCTGCTGGCCTACCAGATCGCCTATCTCAAGACGCACTACCCGGTCGAGTTCATGGCCGCGCTGCTGACCTCGGAAACCGGGAACACCGAAAAGGTGGTGAAGTACATCAACGAAGCGCGTGGCATGGGCATCACCGTGCTGCCCCCGGACATCAACGAGAGCGATCTGTACTTCACTCCCGTGGGCGAGGCTGTGCGCTTCGGCCTGGCGGCCATCAAGAACGTCGGGGAGAACAGCGCGCGCGCCATCCGCGACACGGTGATCCGGCAGGGCGCGTTTCGCAGTCTTTACGATTTCTGCGAACGCATCGATTCGCGCGTCTTGAACAAGCGCGTCTTCGAGAGCCTCATCAAGTCCGGGGCCATGGATTCGCTGGGGCCGCGGGAGCAACTCCTGGCTTCCGTGGACGATGCGCTCAGCGCGCTCCAGCGTGCCGCGCGGCTGCGCGAATCCGGGCAACACGGCCTCTTCGGGGGCGCGGCGGCGCCGGCTGCTGCGCCGCTGGAACTGCGCGACGCCCCGCTGTGGAGCGAAGAGGAGCGGCTGGCCAGCGAGTACGCGATGCTGGGCTTCTACGTTTCTGGCCACCCGCTGGAAAAATACGCCGCGCGGCTGCAGGAACTGAAAGTCGTGCCGCTGGAAGCGGTCGAGCAGCATCGCAATCGCGCGGAGATTACCGTGGCGGGGTTGATCGTGGGCACGCGCCCGATGCGCTCGAAAAAAGGGCAGCGGTGGGGTATCTTCACCCTGCAGGACATGACCGGCGTCCAGGAGTTGCTGGTGTTTCCGGAAAGCTTTGCGCGCCTGGAAACCGTGCTGAAGGCCGGGACGCCGCTGCTGTTGAAGGCCCGCGTGCAGGTAGAAGAGGCCGGGACGCGGCTTTCGCTGCTGGAGGCTCGGCCGCTGGCCGGGCTGGGGGAGCGCCAGCCGGCGCAGATGCGCCTGCGGCTGGACCTGGCGCAGCTGAGCGAAAGGTCGCTCGAAAGCCTGCAGCAGTTGTTCGCGAGCAACCCGGGCTCCTGTGTGGTCGTCTTTGAGCTGCGCTCGCCGGACGGCTCCGTGGCCACCCTGCAGGTGCCGCAACGCGTCCGCCCGGCGCAGGAACTGCTTGAGGCGGTCAGCGAACTGTGCGGCGCGGACGCCATCGAGCTTGTGAGTGGAAGCGCCGCGGCGTGA
- a CDS encoding cytochrome c-type biogenesis protein CcmH, translating into MTKLRIPLLIAALCAAAAVPLLVLPAGAQQSDRAKQVGGKFLCMCGCSQILTQCNHVGCTVSASMLKKLDQQIARGDSDDLIIQTFVQEFGTAVFAEPPKKGFSRVAWFIPGVTLGLGLALVIVVIRRWRLRPVAVPAGAAGGKAVAPELLERARQRADRETED; encoded by the coding sequence ATGACTAAACTCCGCATCCCGCTCCTGATTGCGGCGTTGTGCGCGGCGGCGGCCGTGCCGCTGCTTGTTCTTCCCGCTGGGGCGCAGCAGAGCGACCGCGCCAAGCAGGTGGGGGGCAAGTTTTTGTGCATGTGCGGGTGCAGCCAGATCCTGACGCAGTGCAACCACGTGGGCTGCACGGTTTCCGCCTCGATGCTGAAAAAACTGGACCAGCAAATCGCGCGCGGCGATTCCGACGACCTGATCATCCAAACGTTCGTGCAGGAGTTCGGCACCGCCGTTTTTGCGGAGCCGCCGAAGAAGGGTTTCAGCCGCGTGGCCTGGTTTATTCCCGGCGTCACGCTGGGGCTGGGCCTGGCGCTGGTGATCGTGGTCATTCGCCGTTGGCGGCTGCGGCCGGTCGCGGTTCCCGCGGGAGCCGCCGGCGGGAAGGCCGTTGCGCCCGAACTGCTTGAGCGCGCGCGGCAGCGTGCCGACCGGGAAACGGAGGATTAA
- a CDS encoding carboxypeptidase-like regulatory domain-containing protein, with product MKLRGFLVCSAAIFCFLCAGAARAATLRGTVKNATTGAPGAGVEVLLLQLQGGMEEVAHTKSDAQGAFTFDHPSVGVQPMLVRAVYRGVYFHQAVPPGRNVVEVEVFEPTRDAKTLSYPTRVVIFQPNGASLLVGEEYTVQNNSKPPQAYFRADGSFEVQLPEKAELQQISAWGPSAMPVVQATIDRGKNKYAIAYAFRPGENGVRLSYQLPYADNRATVRLPAVYPGDRLLLVAPPGVEVRAEGLQAAGSEQGMNVYTGDTLAPGKAMEIAVSGVSSAPPAPAGGGQESGMPGAAPDGNVPVQMIPGRLDVLKWPLVAGFAALFGLGAIFLVRKPVPAGMPVEFAEGEPARGKKRAKEARLAQAVPAEAPAATSVAEVHSSVATNLEALKDSLFRLELRRQAGTISEEEYARERARTEKILRDIVRG from the coding sequence GTGAAGCTCCGCGGCTTTCTGGTCTGCAGCGCGGCCATTTTTTGTTTTCTGTGCGCGGGTGCGGCGCGGGCCGCCACGCTGCGTGGCACGGTGAAGAACGCCACCACCGGCGCCCCGGGCGCCGGCGTGGAAGTTCTGCTGCTGCAGTTGCAGGGCGGCATGGAAGAGGTTGCGCACACCAAGAGCGACGCGCAGGGAGCGTTTACCTTCGACCATCCGTCGGTCGGCGTGCAGCCCATGCTGGTCCGCGCCGTCTATCGCGGCGTGTACTTTCACCAGGCCGTGCCCCCGGGCCGCAATGTCGTCGAGGTCGAAGTCTTCGAACCCACCCGCGACGCCAAGACGCTCAGCTACCCCACGCGCGTGGTGATCTTCCAGCCCAACGGGGCCTCCCTGCTGGTCGGTGAAGAGTACACCGTGCAGAACAATTCCAAGCCGCCACAAGCCTACTTCCGCGCCGACGGCAGCTTCGAGGTGCAGCTCCCGGAAAAGGCCGAGCTGCAGCAGATCTCCGCGTGGGGCCCTTCGGCCATGCCCGTGGTGCAGGCCACCATCGACCGCGGCAAGAATAAGTACGCCATCGCCTATGCCTTCCGCCCCGGCGAGAACGGGGTGCGGCTCTCTTATCAGCTGCCGTATGCGGACAATCGCGCCACCGTGCGGCTGCCCGCCGTATATCCAGGGGACCGCCTGTTGCTGGTCGCGCCGCCGGGGGTGGAGGTGCGCGCCGAAGGATTGCAGGCCGCGGGTAGCGAACAGGGAATGAACGTGTACACGGGCGACACCTTGGCGCCGGGCAAGGCGATGGAAATCGCGGTATCCGGCGTAAGTTCGGCGCCGCCTGCCCCCGCGGGTGGCGGCCAGGAGTCTGGCATGCCCGGTGCAGCGCCGGACGGCAACGTGCCCGTGCAGATGATCCCCGGGAGACTGGACGTGCTGAAATGGCCGTTGGTCGCCGGCTTCGCGGCACTCTTCGGGCTGGGCGCAATTTTCCTGGTGCGCAAACCGGTGCCCGCGGGAATGCCCGTGGAGTTCGCGGAGGGAGAGCCCGCGCGCGGTAAAAAACGCGCCAAGGAAGCACGCCTCGCGCAGGCGGTTCCTGCCGAAGCCCCTGCAGCCACGAGCGTGGCCGAGGTGCACTCCAGCGTGGCGACCAATCTCGAAGCGCTGAAG
- a CDS encoding methyltransferase domain-containing protein — MRKAYSVAAENPLGKHAFPVGRAFAESVGYPQELLAGLPGVVVEAFTGVSNVSVRAEIPEGAAVLDVGCGAGLDALVAARRAGPTGRVIGVDFSRSMLSLARRAAEEAGLSRVLFCEAAAENLPLRDASIDVALVNGIFNLNPAREAIFRELARVLRPGGALYAAELVLSEPLPAEVCASESNWFA; from the coding sequence GTGCGGAAGGCGTATTCCGTCGCGGCTGAGAATCCGCTGGGGAAGCATGCGTTTCCGGTGGGCCGCGCGTTCGCGGAAAGCGTGGGTTACCCGCAGGAGTTACTGGCGGGACTGCCAGGGGTTGTGGTCGAGGCGTTTACCGGGGTTTCCAATGTTTCCGTGCGCGCCGAGATACCGGAGGGCGCGGCGGTTCTGGATGTGGGATGCGGGGCGGGGTTGGACGCTCTGGTGGCCGCCCGGCGCGCGGGACCAACGGGAAGAGTAATCGGTGTGGATTTCAGCCGTTCGATGCTGAGCCTGGCGCGGCGGGCCGCGGAGGAAGCCGGGCTCTCCCGGGTTCTGTTCTGCGAGGCGGCGGCGGAGAACCTGCCGCTCCGGGACGCTTCCATCGACGTGGCGCTGGTCAACGGCATCTTCAACTTGAATCCGGCGCGAGAGGCCATCTTCCGTGAACTGGCGCGCGTGCTGCGTCCCGGCGGGGCCCTCTATGCTGCGGAACTGGTCCTCTCCGAGCCTTTGCCCGCCGAAGTGTGCGCCAGCGAAAGCAACTGGTTTGCCTGA
- a CDS encoding acetyl-CoA carboxylase carboxyltransferase subunit alpha produces the protein MEPAKPQSEREKEIERLEKDVEELRRLAPNSAGDTEIERLKREVSELKNEFYSHLGPWQRAQLARHPQRPYTQDFIRLLFTEFTELHGDRAYGDDKAIVAGFAKYHGRAIAVVGHQKGRDTKQRVLHNFGQPKPEGYRKALRVMQLAAKFQRPVFCFVDTQGASPGIDAEERGQAEAIARNLREMARLPVPILVTVTGEGGSGGALAIAVGDRVNILENGFYSVISPEGCAAIMWRDSSKAEIAAEALKITAKDLKEMGIVDEIVPEPEGGAHTDHEAAAQFLDTVLERQLALLSGLGPADLVRKRYDKFRKMGQFFDLHG, from the coding sequence TTGGAACCAGCGAAGCCGCAGAGCGAACGGGAAAAAGAGATCGAACGGCTCGAAAAGGATGTCGAAGAGCTGCGCCGCCTGGCGCCCAACAGCGCGGGCGACACGGAGATCGAGCGCCTGAAGCGCGAAGTCTCCGAACTGAAGAATGAGTTCTATTCGCACCTGGGGCCGTGGCAGCGCGCGCAACTCGCCCGGCACCCGCAGCGTCCCTACACGCAGGATTTTATCCGGCTGCTGTTCACGGAGTTTACGGAGTTGCATGGCGACCGCGCGTATGGCGACGACAAGGCTATCGTGGCGGGCTTCGCCAAGTATCACGGGCGGGCCATCGCGGTCGTCGGCCACCAGAAGGGCCGCGACACCAAGCAGCGCGTGCTGCACAACTTCGGCCAGCCCAAGCCCGAGGGTTACCGCAAGGCGCTGCGGGTCATGCAACTGGCCGCCAAGTTTCAGCGCCCGGTTTTCTGCTTCGTGGATACGCAGGGGGCCTCGCCGGGGATTGACGCCGAAGAGCGCGGCCAGGCGGAAGCCATTGCGCGCAACCTGCGGGAGATGGCGCGGCTGCCCGTGCCCATTCTGGTGACCGTGACCGGCGAGGGCGGTTCCGGCGGCGCCCTGGCCATCGCCGTGGGCGATCGCGTGAACATTCTGGAGAACGGGTTCTATTCCGTGATTTCGCCGGAGGGCTGCGCGGCCATCATGTGGCGCGATTCCAGCAAGGCGGAGATCGCGGCCGAGGCGCTGAAAATCACCGCGAAGGACCTGAAAGAGATGGGCATTGTGGACGAGATCGTGCCCGAACCCGAAGGCGGCGCGCATACCGACCACGAAGCGGCGGCGCAGTTTCTGGACACCGTGCTGGAGCGGCAGCTGGCCCTATTGAGCGGGCTTGGGCCCGCGGACCTGGTCCGTAAGCGCTACGACAAATTCCGCAAGATGGGCCAGTTCTTCGACCTGCACGGCTGA